A window from Oncorhynchus mykiss isolate Arlee chromosome 9, USDA_OmykA_1.1, whole genome shotgun sequence encodes these proteins:
- the LOC118966010 gene encoding LOW QUALITY PROTEIN: golgin subfamily A member 6-like protein 6 (The sequence of the model RefSeq protein was modified relative to this genomic sequence to represent the inferred CDS: substituted 1 base at 1 genomic stop codon) → EEKERVEEEEEREEEERVELEEERVQEEEEREEEGEERVEEEEERRVEEDEEKLELEEERVKEEEERVELEDERVEEEEEREEDKAEEEEERVEEEEERERVQEEEERVEEEEERVEEEEERVEEEEEREEEEMAELEEERVEEEEERVEEEDERVEEEEERVEEEEERIEYRIEEEEERVEEEEEKVEERVEEEEERVELEDDRVEEEEERVEEEEERVELEDEREEEEEERRVEEEGERVKEEEERVKEEEERVVEEGERVEEEGESVEEEEERVEEEEERVELENERVEEEEERVEEEEERVEEEEERLXEKVEEEEEMAEEEEEKVEERVELEEERKVEEEEEMEKEEEEKREEEEE, encoded by the exons gaagaaaaggagagggtagaggaagaagaggagagg gaagaagaggagagggtagagttagaagaggagagggtacaggaagaagaggagagggaagaggaaggggaggagagggtagaggaagaagaggagagg agggtagaggaagatgaggagaagCTAGAgttagaagaggagagggtaaaggaagaagaggagagggtagagttaGAAGATGAgagggtagaagaagaagaggagagggaagaggataaggcagaggaagaagaggagagggtagaggaagaagaggagagg gagagagtacaggaagaagaggagagggtagaggaagaagaggagagggtagaggaagaagaggagagggtagaggaagaagaggagagg gaagaagaggagatggCAGAGTTAGAAGAGGAGAGGgttgaggaagaagaggagagggtagaggaagaagatgagagggtagaggaagaagaggagagggtagaggaagaagaggagaggatagagtacaggatagaggaagaagaggagagggtagaggaagaagaggagaaggtagaggagagggtagaggaagaagaggagagggtagagttaGAAGATGAcagggtagaggaagaagaggagagggtagaggaagaagaggagagggtagagttaGAAGatgagagggaagaggaagaagaggagagg agggtagaggaagaaggggagagggtaaaggaagaagaggagagggtaaaggaagaagaggagagggtagtggaagaaggggagagggtagaggaagaaggggagagtgtagaggaagaagaggagagggtagaggaagaagaggagagggtagagttaGAAAatgagagagtagaggaagaagaggagag ggtagaggaagaagaggaaagggtagaggaagaagaggagaggttataggagaaggtagaggaagaagaggagatggcagaggaagaagaggagaaggtagaggagagggtagagttagaagaggagagg aaggtagaggaagaagaggagatggaaaaggaagaagaggagaag agggaagaggaagaagag